The Candidatus Aminicenantes bacterium genome segment GCTCGGATTCCCGGACGACCCGGGGGTCGACGTCCACGTCGTGGCTTCCCGGCACGGGCTGGCCGAAACCTTCACGCCTGCCGTGGAAGCCGAGGCGGAGGCGGCTGCCGCCCGGCCCGACGACGAGGGCGGGGCCCGGGCGGACTTCCGCGAATGGACGACGTTCACCATCGACGGCGAGACGGCCCAGGACTTCGACGACGCGGTCAGCATCCGGGTCCTGGAGGGCGGCCGGCGCCTGCTCGGCGTCCATATCGCCGACGTGTCGCACTACGTCCGGCCCGAGACGGACTTGGATCGGGAGGCTTACGATCGGGCCACCAGCGTGTACTTCCCCCGCAAGACCCTGCCCATGCTGCCCGAGCGTCTCTCGAACGACGTCTGCAGTCTGCGGCCGCGGGTCGACCGCCGGGCCTTCTCCGTCCTCATGGAGGTGGATCCGGACGGCCGGGTCGTCCGCTCGGAGTTCACTCCCTCGCTCATCCGGACGACCGAGCGGCTGACTTACGACGCGGTTTTCGCCGTCTTCGAGGGCGACGCCGGCGAGCGAAGCCGGCTGCGCGCGATCATCCCCGACCTTCTCGCGATGCGCGAGCTGGCCGCCATACTCCGCCGCCGCCGGCTCGAGGCCGGAAGTCTGGACTTCGACATGATCGAGCCCGAGCTCGTCTACAGCGAAGGCCGGCTGACCGGAGTGGCCGGATTCGCGACCAACGAAGCCCACAAGCTGATCGAGGAGTTCATGGTCTCGGCCAACGTGGCCGTGGCGGGCCACCTGGCGCGCCTCGCGGTCCCCTCGATCTACCGCATTCACGACAAGCCGGACGAGGCGGACCTGGAAAAGCTTGCCGAAATCCTGGCCCATTTCGGCATCGTCCTGCCCAAGCCGGCGCTGGTCCGCTCCCATGACCTGCAGGCCGCCATCCGGGCGGCCGCCGGCAAGCCGGCCGAGACCTTCATCAACGTCCAGGTCCTGCGGTCCCTGCGGATGGCGGTCTACGCGGACGAGAACATCGGCCATTACGGCCTGGCCCAGACCGACTACACCCATTTCACGTCGCCCATCCGGCGCTATCCCGATCTTCTCGTCCACCGCGTCCTCAAGGCCGTGACGAGGGGCGGGCGGCTCGAGCTGCCCGAGATCGCCCTCCAGGCCGCCCACTGCTCGGCGCGGGAGCGGCGGGCCGATGCGGCCGAAAAGGAGCTCACCGAGTGGCGCATCTTCCGCCTGCTCAAGGAGCGGTTGGGCGACGAGTTCACGGGGGTCGTGACCGACATCGGCCGGGCCGGGCTAATCGTGGCCCTGGAGGAGTTCATGGTTGAGGGGACGGTCGCCTTCGCCGATCTGGGCGGCGATTATTTCGCCCGCAAATCGCCCGCCGTGCTGGCGGGCCGGCGGACGGGCCGCAAGTTCGAGCTGGGCCAGGAGCTGCGGGTCATTGTTGCCGCCGTCGATCCGATGCTCCGCCGCCTGACGCTTGTCCCCGCTTAAATAGCCTCTTTTTGCGGCCTCGAGAGATTTTGATAGAATAAAGCCATGCCGGCCCCCGCGAAGAAAAAAGCCCCCGCCTCAAAAAAAAAGAAGAAGCCGGTTCGCCGCGTCGCGTCCGTCCGGACTCCCGCCAAGCCCGCACGCCGTTCCGCTCCCCGCGCCCAAGCCGTTGACTTGACGGCCTTGCCGCCGCTTCCCTCTGCCGCGCCCGGCGCCGAGCCTTACCCCGGCGACATGGCCAAGCTGGACGCCCTGGTCCAAGCCCGGGGCCTGCGCGGTCTGCGCGAGGACGAGGCGACCGTCCAGCTTCCCCTCGAGCCCGCCGAGCTGCTGGCCCTGGCCGAGC includes the following:
- a CDS encoding VacB/RNase II family 3'-5' exoribonuclease, yielding YFAPFDTAGAEEVAIQSLHGHFPKPGMIVAVDRTGLALTGVLGFPDDPGVDVHVVASRHGLAETFTPAVEAEAEAAAARPDDEGGARADFREWTTFTIDGETAQDFDDAVSIRVLEGGRRLLGVHIADVSHYVRPETDLDREAYDRATSVYFPRKTLPMLPERLSNDVCSLRPRVDRRAFSVLMEVDPDGRVVRSEFTPSLIRTTERLTYDAVFAVFEGDAGERSRLRAIIPDLLAMRELAAILRRRRLEAGSLDFDMIEPELVYSEGRLTGVAGFATNEAHKLIEEFMVSANVAVAGHLARLAVPSIYRIHDKPDEADLEKLAEILAHFGIVLPKPALVRSHDLQAAIRAAAGKPAETFINVQVLRSLRMAVYADENIGHYGLAQTDYTHFTSPIRRYPDLLVHRVLKAVTRGGRLELPEIALQAAHCSARERRADAAEKELTEWRIFRLLKERLGDEFTGVVTDIGRAGLIVALEEFMVEGTVAFADLGGDYFARKSPAVLAGRRTGRKFELGQELRVIVAAVDPMLRRLTLVPA